AAAATTTACCTCACCGTTACTTAAAGTATAGCAACCATGAAGTTTTATTCGAACTTCGCACCCTCACGATCAGAGATACGACCCTGCTCAACTAATGCCTGTTCAATCGTCTGCTGCAGCATACGGATACGCTGTTCCATATTAGCAGCATAATCGCGCGTTTTCACTTTCTCTTGCGCCAGCTCGTGGCAGACGTTTAACGCGGCGATGAACACCAGTTGTTCTGTATTGGTGACTCTAGTGCGAACTTTTAGATCTTGCAACCGTTGATTGAGATCTTCAGCCGCGCTATTGAGCGCATCTTGCTGCTCTGGCGGACAATTC
This genomic window from Pantoea sp. Lij88 contains:
- the zapA gene encoding cell division protein ZapA → MSAQPVDLQIFGRSLRVNCPPEQQDALNSAAEDLNQRLQDLKVRTRVTNTEQLVFIAALNVCHELAQEKVKTRDYAANMEQRIRMLQQTIEQALVEQGRISDREGAKFE